From a single Sorghum bicolor cultivar BTx623 chromosome 5, Sorghum_bicolor_NCBIv3, whole genome shotgun sequence genomic region:
- the LOC110435865 gene encoding uncharacterized protein LOC110435865 produces MRARDAVPRVPISTVYYPGYRIIFGTRAQNQPDAARTRSAQILPTPPRSWSAQIVPDPTPYLTPTLARTSARSELAPGGFAASQPRRSRSSADDREGLLAHPGGSAPPGVARPGRSAASSVARPSRRSQVVLSPFIVQGAFIGRAVVSPFIVQGAFTGRAVLSPWWRPAPQPSCIIWDGPARPLRMLTPEKVLLRQLKDLEAHGTYKLVCLQRIVAHCHLLSRASGKNEWQLAWRCCCRCQPTATASPACAPPTLLANPGAPPPDPLPHLGFCTISYSSPFLFLIQFDDRVQDVFPASVNDNC; encoded by the exons ATGCGTGCGCGGGACGCTG TACCCAGGGTACCCATTAGCACAGTATATTACCCTGGGTACCGAATAATATTTGGTACCCGAGCTCAAAATCAGCCCGACGCCGCCCGTACTCGGTCCGCACAAATCCTCCCGACGCCGCCCCGTTCCTGGTCCGCACAAATTGTCCCGGATCCCACCCCGTACCTGACCCCGACCCTCGCTCGCACCTCCGCACGATCCGAGCTCGCCCCAGGTGGTTTCGCCGCTTCCCAACCTCGTCGTAGCAGATCGTCGGCGGACGACAGGGAAGGTCTCCTTGCGCATCCGGGCGGGTCCGCGCCTCCTGGCGTCGCGCGTCCGGGCAGGTCCGCTGCTTCGAGCGTCGCGCGTCCGAGCCGTCGGTCTCAGGTCGTCCTCTCCCCGTTCATCGTCCAGGGCGCCTTCATAGGCCGCGCCGTCGTCTCCCCGTTCATCGTCCAGGGCGCCTTCACAGGCCGCGCCGTCCTCTCCCCGTGGTGGCGCCCGGCCCCTCAGCCCTCTTGCATCATTTGGGATGGACCCGCCCGGCCCCTCAG GATGCTCACTCCGGAAAAGGTCCTGCTTCGTCAACTAAAAG aTTTAGAAGCACACGGCACATATAAGTTAGTGTGCTTGCAGCGCATCGTGGCTCATTGTCACCTCCTGTCGCGAGCTTCCGGAAAAAACGAGTGGCAACTCGCTTGGCGTTGTTGTTGCCGCTGTCAGCCCACCGCCACTGCCTCTCCTGCATGTGCTCCTCCAACACTGTTGGCAAATCCAGGTGCCCCTCCGCCAGATCCCCTTCCTCATCTCGGCTTTTGCACCATCTCCTACTCCTCACCCTTTCTCTTCTTGATTCAATTTGATGATCGAGTGCAGGATGTGTTCCCTGCAAGTGTTAATGACAATTGCTAA
- the LOC8076761 gene encoding uncharacterized protein LOC8076761, which produces LNQKLNSEDELAQHFTNCPIPPGQNFTYIAATGDSGGDGAATHPPSSPALPGRRRRGPVAAAAAAPRWPRARLLHPPLSSPLLLSPVVSGGDRWRQAAAGQIRWAAARICHPTALPCPLACRGGRGRSGRVPERSQASSQRPPPPSPALGGAPPPGRPASSEHQTVWTSPPKRPAGWTKFRETRHPVFRGVRRRGNAGRWVCEVRVPGRRGCRLWLGTFDTAEAAARAHDTAMLAIAGAGACLNFADSAWLLAVPASFASLAGWGCWAAATGRWRCPPRAARAPGCACRTR; this is translated from the coding sequence TTAAACCAAAAATTAAATTCTGAAGACGAGCTAGCGCAGCATTTCACCAACTGCCCAATCCCTCCCGGCCAAAACTTCACGTATATTGCGGCAACGGGCGACTCGGGGGGCGACGGCGCCGCCACCCACCCCCCCTCCTCTCCGGCCCTCCCcggccgccgtcgccgtggtcccgtggcggcggcggcggctgccccAAGGTGGCCCCGTGCGCGTCTCCTTCACCCCCCGCTCTCCTcccccctcctcctctccccCGTCGTGTCCGGCGGTGACCGGTGGCGGCAGGCGGCGGCCGGCCAGATCCGGTGGGCGGCGGCCCGGATCTGCCACCCTACGGCGCTCCCCTGCCCTTTGGCGTGCCGAGGTGGCCGTGGACGGAGTGGCCGCGTGCCAGAGCGCTCTCAGGCTTCGTCCCAGCGCCCGCCCCCCCCTTCGCCGGCGCTCGGCGGTGCTCCTCCCCCGGGCCGGCCGGCCTCGTCGGAGCACCAGACCGTGTGGACGTCGCCGCCGAAGCGGCCGGCGGGGTGGACCAAGTTCCGCGAGACGCGGCACCCCGTGTTCCGCGGCGTCCGTCGCCGGGGCAACGCCGGGCGGTGGGTGTGCGAGGTGCGTGTGCCGGGGAGGCGTGGCTGCAGGCTCTGGCTCGGCACATTCGACACCGCcgaggccgcggcgcgcgcgCACGACACCGCCATGCTCGCCATCGCCGGCGCGGGCGCGTGCCTCAACTTCGCCGATTCGGCTTGGCTCCTCGCGGTTCCGGCCTCGTTCGCCAGCCTCGCAGGATGGGGCTGTTGGGCCGCAGCGACCGGTCGCTGGCGGTGCCCACCCCGCGCGGCGCGAGCGCCGGGCTGCGCGTGCCGTACAAGGTGA